In Ruminococcaceae bacterium BL-4, one DNA window encodes the following:
- the pstBB gene encoding phosphate ABC transporter (ATP-binding protein) (Evidence 2a : Function from experimental evidences in other organisms; PubMedId : 8760913, 9098050, 12897025, 15289558; Product type t : transporter), which translates to MMENIVNQTSALVDLVDERQETWQLKETADMNSHETVYGNLCGIENVKVGIHDLNLYYESAKESFHALKNVNMDIAANKITAFIGPSGCGKSTCLKTLNRMNDLVPGCKIAGKVTIDGEDIYDSRTDVTLLRKRAGMVFQKANPFPMSIYDNIAYGPRIHGVKQKQKLDEIVETSLKQAALWDEVKDRLKKSALGMSGGQQQRLCIARALAVEPDILLMDEPTSALDPISTLKIEDLMGDLRKKYTVIIVTHNMQQAGRIADNTAFFLLGEIVEYSNTMDMFNNPLDERTERYITGRFG; encoded by the coding sequence ATGATGGAGAATATCGTAAATCAAACATCTGCTTTGGTCGATTTAGTAGACGAAAGACAGGAAACATGGCAGCTAAAAGAAACAGCCGACATGAACTCCCATGAAACTGTTTATGGAAATCTTTGCGGGATCGAAAATGTTAAGGTAGGGATTCATGATCTGAATCTTTATTATGAAAGTGCGAAAGAGTCTTTTCATGCGCTGAAAAATGTAAATATGGACATTGCAGCCAACAAAATAACAGCATTTATTGGGCCTTCCGGCTGCGGAAAATCAACTTGCTTAAAAACGCTCAATCGAATGAACGACCTGGTGCCCGGCTGTAAAATTGCAGGAAAGGTTACGATTGACGGAGAAGATATTTACGATTCCAGAACGGATGTCACTCTTTTAAGAAAACGTGCAGGAATGGTATTTCAAAAAGCAAATCCGTTTCCAATGTCTATTTATGATAATATTGCTTATGGGCCACGGATTCATGGAGTCAAGCAAAAGCAGAAATTGGATGAAATCGTAGAGACCAGTTTAAAACAGGCCGCTTTGTGGGATGAAGTAAAAGATCGCTTAAAAAAGAGTGCACTGGGAATGTCCGGCGGGCAGCAGCAGCGGCTTTGTATTGCCCGTGCACTTGCAGTGGAGCCGGATATCCTTTTGATGGATGAACCTACCAGCGCGCTGGATCCGATCTCTACTTTGAAAATTGAAGATTTAATGGGCGATCTGCGCAAAAAATATACCGTCATTATCGTTACGCACAATATGCAGCAGGCAGGACGAATTGCCGATAATACCGCTTTCTTCCTGCTGGGTGAAATTGTGGAGTATTCCAATACAATGGATATGTTTAATAATCCATTGGACGAACGCACAGAGCGCTATATTACAGGAAGATTTGGCTGA
- the pstA gene encoding phosphate ABC transporter (permease) (Evidence 2a : Function from experimental evidences in other organisms; PubMedId : 9098050, 12897025, 15289558, 15849754, 16850406; Product type t : transporter), translating to MHNNSKNELDHFSRKCRTTDRLMTGLFYVVAGFFLLLLAAFLLDVLISGFSNFDSSLLSFTAEGIGNQFFNTIYLVFLSLLISVPIGIFAGIYLAEYAKDGKLTRFIRMCVETLSSLPSIVIGLFGYLVFIVMTHQHWNLLAGAFSVSILCLPLITSTTVDAFQALPGEYKSGSLAVGATHWQSIVHMLLPACVPRIMTGIILAAGRGFGEAATLLYTAGMSTDINWSNWDLTSPTCPLNPMRPGETLALQIWASRTESIAANATQIANFCSAVLILMVLLFSLLARILSRKIDQKATGASK from the coding sequence ATGCACAATAATTCAAAAAACGAATTGGATCATTTTAGCCGAAAATGCCGCACAACAGATCGGCTTATGACCGGACTGTTTTATGTGGTAGCGGGCTTTTTCCTCCTTTTGCTGGCTGCTTTTTTGCTGGATGTGTTGATTTCAGGCTTTTCGAATTTTGACAGCAGTTTGCTTTCTTTTACGGCAGAGGGAATTGGGAATCAATTTTTTAACACCATCTATCTGGTGTTTTTGTCCCTTTTAATCAGTGTTCCTATTGGCATATTTGCTGGAATTTATCTTGCGGAATATGCAAAAGATGGAAAGCTGACTCGCTTTATCCGGATGTGCGTCGAGACGCTTTCTTCATTGCCATCCATTGTCATTGGCCTTTTCGGATATCTTGTTTTTATTGTGATGACTCATCAGCACTGGAACCTTTTGGCAGGCGCTTTTTCTGTTTCTATTCTTTGCCTGCCGCTGATTACGTCGACCACGGTGGACGCGTTTCAGGCACTGCCCGGAGAATATAAAAGCGGCTCTCTTGCGGTTGGCGCCACTCACTGGCAGTCGATTGTGCATATGCTTTTACCCGCTTGTGTTCCGCGCATTATGACCGGCATTATTTTAGCTGCCGGACGGGGATTCGGCGAGGCTGCCACTTTGCTTTATACGGCAGGAATGAGCACGGATATCAACTGGAGCAACTGGGATCTGACTTCTCCGACCTGTCCACTCAATCCTATGCGTCCGGGCGAAACGCTGGCTTTACAGATTTGGGCTTCCCGTACGGAATCCATTGCTGCAAATGCAACACAGATTGCAAATTTTTGTTCGGCTGTATTAATTTTGATGGTTCTTCTGTTTAGCCTCTTGGCACGAATCCTCAGCCGAAAAATTGATCAAAAAGCGACCGGCGCTTCCAAATAA
- the pstC gene encoding phosphate ABC transporter (permease) (Evidence 2a : Function from experimental evidences in other organisms; PubMedId : 9098050, 12897025, 15289558, 15849754, 16850406; Product type t : transporter), producing the protein MNKRISGHIRKEYAGRTVVTIFGVFMIAVTFAIGIFLSAKGIGTFVQYQHSVSEFLFSSNWSPMDDFIGGGHVGAAIFIVGSLATCGLALVIAVPFSLVSAIFITEIAPGFGKKFFRPAIEIFVGIPSVVYGWVGLSILVPTIRTVFHQPMGYGVLASAIVLAVMIFPSITTVAADAIQSVPDSYREAAYGMGSTRWQTIYRIVVPNARSGILTGIILGLARAFGEALAVAMVIGQMKAFPKSIFSPTSNLTATIASNMGGAAEGGEYNTALWTMALLLFLISLLFIFLIHLISSRKEKINAQ; encoded by the coding sequence ATGAATAAAAGAATTTCGGGGCATATCCGAAAGGAATATGCAGGGCGAACCGTTGTGACCATTTTTGGCGTTTTTATGATTGCAGTAACCTTTGCAATCGGAATTTTTCTTTCTGCAAAGGGAATAGGAACCTTTGTCCAATATCAGCATTCGGTTAGCGAGTTTCTCTTTTCCTCAAACTGGAGTCCTATGGATGATTTTATAGGAGGGGGCCATGTTGGTGCTGCAATTTTTATTGTTGGTTCGCTTGCTACCTGTGGATTGGCGCTGGTGATTGCGGTTCCCTTTAGCTTAGTCTCTGCAATTTTTATTACCGAAATTGCACCGGGTTTTGGGAAAAAATTTTTTCGACCGGCCATTGAAATCTTTGTCGGAATTCCATCCGTCGTTTATGGATGGGTCGGACTTTCCATTTTAGTCCCAACAATTCGAACGGTTTTTCATCAGCCAATGGGATATGGCGTTCTTGCTTCTGCAATCGTTTTGGCAGTCATGATTTTTCCATCCATTACGACAGTGGCGGCCGATGCAATTCAAAGCGTCCCTGACAGTTATCGAGAGGCGGCCTATGGGATGGGCTCCACACGCTGGCAGACTATTTATCGAATTGTCGTTCCCAATGCACGGTCCGGAATCCTCACTGGAATTATTCTTGGCCTTGCACGCGCCTTTGGAGAAGCTCTTGCAGTTGCGATGGTGATCGGGCAAATGAAAGCTTTTCCAAAATCGATTTTTTCGCCGACTTCAAATCTTACTGCGACGATCGCCTCTAATATGGGCGGCGCTGCTGAGGGTGGGGAATATAATACGGCACTTTGGACAATGGCGCTGTTGCTTTTCCTGATTTCTCTGCTCTTTATTTTTCTTATTCATTTGATTTCAAGCAGAAAGGAGAAAATCAATGCACAATAA